CCCTTCAGCAGAAATATGTCTTAACTGATCCTTCGAAAAGTGCTGCAGGTGGTTTTTGTAGATTTCAATTGTGTGATAATCATTCAAATTAAACACCTCTTTTATATTCTTTTATTCCAGGTTTACAGTTTCTAAAATATTTACTGCGAATCATTTATAGAACTATTCTAATCCGCCTTGTAAAAAAGCGGATGCTCATAGTTCGGCAATAGCGCCCGATTGTTGAATATCATACTAACTTCTATTAGCTAGTTTAGCTTAAATTTTCTTTTTAAAGGAAGTTAGAGATAAACGTTCATTTACTCTTGTTTCACCTATTTTTGAGAATCCGTTTTTTTCATAGAAATTTACTGCTGGTGTATTTTTGGAACCCGTTGACACTATTATTGTTTCAATGCCTTCTATATGGCTTTCAATGAAATCCAATAACATCTTGGCAATGCCTTTTTTAAAATAGTTTGGATGCACTATTAACCGATGTATATCCATTACATCTTTTTCAACCTTTATAGAAATAGCCCCGCATAACTCTTCGCTTATGTAATAACCAAAGAAAGTTTCACTACATTGCAGCAACGTTTCAACAGTATCTTTTAATGGCGGTATTTCATAAAAGTCAATTATTTCTGCCTCTACCTTATAAGATGGGAGTTGAACGTTTAAAACTTCTTCAGCAAATTTCGGATTAGTAATATCAATTTTTTTAATCAAATCTATCCCTCATTTAATTAGATTATGTTTCATATTCTTATAAAATAGTAATCGCTAATTCCGTCAACAATGGACTACTGAAATAGTCCATTGTTGCTCAATTCTTGCGCCCGATACTTGAATAAACATTTTACTTATCTTAACTTAAACATGCTTATTTTCTAATTTATACTTTGATTTTTACTATTAATATAAGAATGTCTAAAAAACAAAAATAAAGGAAGAGCTAAAGATAATCCAACTGTAAACAGAGATATAAGACAAATCCATTTTTCTTTAATGTTATATTTTAGTGATTCATTGAACATAAATACCAAGAAAACAACACATGAGATTAAAAAATCAACTGCAAAAAAGGCCGATATCGTGTTAGAAAATAATAATTCCATTATTAAACCTAAATCAAGTCCATAATCCCTGAGGAACTGAATAAAAAAATAATACGGAAAAACAGTACCAATTAACCCTAAAATTAAATATAATTTTTCCACTGGATAATTTCCCCTTTTTCAACAAATTTACTATTAGATTACCATAACTAATTCTAAAATCGTTCAAAAAATATATATTATTTAAGATTCCTTTATTGAACAATCTGACCATTTAACTAAAGATGATAGAAAATGACTCTTCCACAATCCAGCCCGTTAGTTTAAGTGA
The window above is part of the Metabacillus dongyingensis genome. Proteins encoded here:
- a CDS encoding GNAT family N-acetyltransferase, producing the protein MIKKIDITNPKFAEEVLNVQLPSYKVEAEIIDFYEIPPLKDTVETLLQCSETFFGYYISEELCGAISIKVEKDVMDIHRLIVHPNYFKKGIAKMLLDFIESHIEGIETIIVSTGSKNTPAVNFYEKNGFSKIGETRVNERLSLTSFKKKI
- a CDS encoding DUF2834 domain-containing protein encodes the protein MEKLYLILGLIGTVFPYYFFIQFLRDYGLDLGLIMELLFSNTISAFFAVDFLISCVVFLVFMFNESLKYNIKEKWICLISLFTVGLSLALPLFLFFRHSYINSKNQSIN